One stretch of Toxoplasma gondii ME49 chromosome XI, whole genome shotgun sequence DNA includes these proteins:
- a CDS encoding RNA pseudouridine synthase superfamily protein (encoded by transcript TGME49_316680): MFVRGSRQCTSSCASLPAFSEDRREAEGSWSRNPPRDCFRDDEAEAKRSRELGRDRDLDRERDLEREVFTGVPGRQGVPLPDPLREVSSSFLSPPAKPVFPPRSSSSPTSSCGRAAFHGGLQEGERTHLEERSQLEERPHLERQGVCGREETSREREVHARYSNSFRGEERAPVFADRLADGEMEAGCVRDRRFLPERDPRGVYCGGGEPHERLFASECGDRRAEAVDASGEQKERRELLAFAPFSHPYPAQFMREGEGRAGVYVHSEREFKGEDTMESRKGREHLHAFHAPREAFPETEGGRRDSGEFAPFLGAKGFEDEADRNRPFKRGFFVGGPEREDAPFPGHPYPPRHFEPQRETRGDARASPPSSPFLPPFRRAEEPPPLGAPVFPLRQGEERKPHSVDVWRSEGAEDTGDTAPPGRPDPRAGSDPRGLPLPSSYFFSHGNLVHAEGDGKLREDWREAEVRGAASHAEGRPEQRFPFPSEAGAAFSGDGHAPHLSPPPQRGGARVCESSFYPPPGPLPFFDGPYPPRAAYQGMDVGVYRQREGSEGEAPRDYRMQVPFHRSGAEEPEGDRQFFLSPGFSAWSGEGDKREDGREGPEREREETGFPHQRPVPESERFVARFSSHTLEGTGPVSFLVDTAPASPTLPPAFGCASRDPRFQASPLLQPPLRGPDLGAAPELEKPASREALQPNFFHERDGKGAFLERGLQGLSYTPGGAQCELEENKGSAPRESLDCGPKGASFQGEGPAPESPVGFNGPFQPLHVKAQTMPARPCLGHPTTCSSPGTRQGESCTSVEDSAFFSTASTYPKTEAEGEGAARAASTGSAVSLGDSCGSPEACAADRDAVVTLPGATSGYPSPGLHVAGAERGGLREPDGPGKNEERHLESEREREYRLQREREERDLMLRQCFFSEPSSPLDRQRNACSSSAFPPSFPAHPSAFPASFVGLNCAAPSVKGDGRGPLCHRPAGGPGSLLSREPEPGERDRFREQGSTTGLLPLPYASPARQTSPGGGAHATRGCLGPGGFPGAPFLGRLGLESGRDEERGKGEGRRSPSSLLGSRPDQAAPFLRLFEESDRGRPEEEGLKGEEWRRRAVGSLDRGDAAPEAPPGDTQRPEKREPVREGDDGQKGDRDGREEEVRGPGPWQTTPRPLEASLQWEGASPTAEGDRAGLVGPHKETVRTPSPSGPVSPFAGVSADAGAKQTSERRQGRPTVEDLRLRSRIADPETARTEEGGASWRSSERGSGRRQQSLQGPEEKDEKLAETGLGQTLNARGSSQVPGKDRGDSSMSVSGVGEPEERQSSSGEHRSAEKRCQKEAREEEGTLLKASSGVVQSSEEPLIAGKPSLPVAFSFSSRQKEPFSIITSIAAMASPLPPPPGATSTFVNNARAWGMLSGVSPGPDAGVSGRGPSSGTPRFVASSSSAGGGKREAVGRSFVAAPASETTEMGESGASQRSGKTPNRSVSSSREASGGRNRGRSATATSAPASSSSSSPSCSSSSSAAFPLPSSSPPTSTTSSSSPTTSASSSSPSSSSCSSPSSSSSSSSSPSPSSSSTSSSSTSSFSVPGGETAATTLGSFFASPAPKKPAVRESRGAALRSALGGTGPSASGGTGPTGASGPAGPSAGAEGEGEETPVSSSAERWRVFSYAEVCSRGSSGGARGAGGRGAAHAGSGFSRSSPGPDIGRPRREDEAAGRGGTAGPGAQEKPGTEGGVSRASSLLGASGARQGREPDKTRDKALETRDKTVGSSRPGGAVAGEEEVSEKTRESHAEAGEKEKAGGTLRGSRPPFTSTSTGARLPAISSNSASLIMDFPASNSSGNSLFSRISQASAAPGAGREVAPGTGGAGKSSKEDEKGAKAGSGASAASVANGEAPNASSSDCSDEEEEAITLLPKELVSPKKEPDVLWEGDGLTVIDKPPGWHCSDVRYDPQTESRQLCCIVSSSRPEPLGLYCSLRFNYPTGKLKECNFGLGHRLDVDTSGPIIIAQTLEAWQWIRDQMHKRNISKEYICLCHGTLAEGFHVIDSPIITSTDGRRLQSYIHHAGQPSLTVVKPLAHLEHRELRYPGSTTPLQFTLNWVKIHTGRTHQIRVHLQSLLDSRGRPHCLVSDDKYGNGQQVEDFQWCRRLFLHQHRLSFRDLNDTPQCFVSPLRADLLSALRHLRVVRSMHDAWHPLRDHLLLGPGQAPGSSCRTSSRTGDNAANREGPRQTAGRDAGNKDVRNKDSGPGASGTGAPGGGDGSGAGASGTGASGEGKSGEKLEIHVVLTDAEQRAYDAACRAMQQHNQEYRRNAASRCCFSSGSGALGAPYGASLVGGALPVSPLAGGPGGLLLGSNKAVAASALCGPPLIKVGAGLKNVGNSAPLVPLLPPISTAMLGAAGAAYHAHHPLMLNHKGVLGTPGGPQAVALRQQTRGGPGLAALNVPLASSGSSGGLMTSGAAGEEGRDAAGIYSRSNSGTLALSGALGSGSPGGAGSHTSTRGFGDPSGGDCTPASGRESAAAAGARTERDGAAPDGSGLDWKGKASQGALSTSSSSGVASSGEATPGARSASSQSSLSSCSSAQNTSRSLLGTGGASRFFGSAANTPPSARSLAFAGRVLPGAGPGLGSTTAVGTNRALPAALDAMVLGGPRSMASAQAGASSAGNPKSSAGSKDGFFRSLRGDSSREGEAGHRLSSAGAGMNRSGPSPSDHQLFSSLGRTSSSGARGDKGTSGETPEKGDGAEGRGDDQGPTVGDTSPPGTDKAGARPAATGPRRQLYKEVLVRSNKGDESGAPTS, from the exons GAGCGGCAGGGAGTGTgtgggcgagaagagacgagtcGGGAGAGGGAGGTGCATGCAAGGTATTCGAATTCGTTTCGTGGGGAGGAGCGCGCGCCGGTGTTCGCAGACCGCCTGGCAGATGGCGAGATGGAGGCAGGGTGCGTGCGAGACAGACGGTTTCTCCCGGAGAGAGACCCGCGAGGCGTCTACTGCGGAGGCGGGGAGCCTCACGAAAGGCTGTTCGCGTCGGAGTGCGGCGACCGGCGGGCCGAGGCGGTAGACGCAAGTGGCGAACAGAAAGAGCGACGGGagctcctcgccttcgccccCTTCTCTCATCCGTATCCTGCGCAGTTCATgcgcgaaggcgagggcCGCGCCGGGGTGTACGTCCACTCCGAGAGGGAGTTCAAGGGCGAGGACACCATGGAGTCCCGGAAGGGACGGgagcatctgcatgcgttccacGCACCCCGCGAGGCCTTCCCGGAGACCGAgggaggacgcagagacagcggcgagtTCGCGCCTTTCCTCGGGGCGAAGGGCTtcgaggacgaggcggacAGGAATCGGCCGTTCAAACGCGGCTTCTTCGTGGGGGGACCCGAGCGTGAAGACGCTCCGTTCCCCGGCCACCCGTACCCCCCCAGGCACTTTGAGCCGCAGcgcgagacgcgaggcgacgcgcgtgcgtcgccgccgtcttctccctttctcccgccttTCCGTAGAGCCGAGGAGCCGCCGCCGTTGGGCGCGCCGGTCTTCCCGCTGCGtcaaggcgaagaaagaaagccgCACAGCGTAGACGTCTGGCGCAGCGAGGGCGCcgaagacacaggagacaccgCGCCCCCTGGGCGCCCGGATCCTCGCGCAGGTTCCGACCCTCGCGGCCTGCCGCTCCCCTCGTCATACTTTTTCTCGCACGGGAAcctggtgcatgcagagggcgATGGGAAGCTGCGTGAAGACTGGCGCGAGGCAGAGGTGCGCGGCGCGGCTTCTCACGCAGAGGGCCGCCCCGAGCagcgttttcctttcccctcGGAGGCGGGGGCCGCCTTCAGTGGGGACGGCCATGCCCCccacctgtctccgccgcccCAGAGGGGGggcgcgcgcgtctgcgAGTCTTCATTCTACCCGCCGCCAGGAcctttgccattcttcgaCGGCCCTTACCCTCCGCGGGCCGCGTACCAGGGCATGGACGTgggggtgtacagacagcgcgAGGGGAGCGAGGGGGAAGCGCCGCGTGACTACCGCATGCAGGTCCCCTTCCACCGGTCAGGCGCAGAGGAGCCCGAGGGCGACCGgcagttttttctgtctccgggCTTCAGCGCGTGGAGCGGGGAGGGCGACAAGCGTGAAGACGGCCGTGAGggcccagagagagaaagagaagagacagggtTTCCCCACCAACGGCCTGTGCCGGAGAGCGAACGCTTCGTcgcgcgcttctcctctcacACTCTGGAGGGGACGGggcctgtctctttcctcgtcgacACGGCCCCGGCCTCTCCCACCCTCCCGCCGGCCTTCGGCTGCGCCTCGAGAGACCCGCGGTTTCAGGCCTCGCCGCTCCTGCAGCCGCCGCTGCGGGGACCTGATTTGGGTGCTGCGCCCGAGCTCGAGAAACCGGCAAGTCGGGAGGCGTTGCAGCCCAACTTCTTCCACGAGCGCGACGGAAAAGGCGCATTTCTCGAGCGTGGACTCCAGGGGCTCAGCTACACGCCTGGGGGAGCGCAGTGCGAGCTCGAGGAAAACAAGGGAAGTGCGCCGCGGGAGAGCCTCGACTGTGGGCCGAAGGGCGCGAGTTTCCAGGGTGAGGGGCCCGCGCCTGAAAGCCCTGTGGGGTTCAACGGCCCTTTCCAGCCCCTCCACGTGAAGGCTCAGACCATGCCGGCTCGGCCATGCCTCGGCCACCCCACCACCTGCAGCTCTCCAGGGACGCGTCAGGGGGAGAGTTGTACGAGCGTCGAGGACAGCGCGTTCTTTTCAACTGCTTCCACGTATCCCAAGACGGAGGCGGAAGGCGAGGGCGCCGCGCGAGCCGCCTCGACAGGGAGCGCAGTGTCTCTGGGCGACAGCTGCGGGTCTCCGGAGGCATGCGCcgccgacagagacgcagtcGTCACGCTCCCCGGAGCAACCAGTGGGTACCCTTCGCCGGGCCTCCACGTCGCGGGCGCGGAACGCGGGGGGTTGCGTGAGCCTGACGGACCTggaaagaacgaggagagacacctggAGAGCGAGCGGGAGCGCGAGTATCGCCTGCAgcgggagagggaggagcgGGACCTGATGCTCAGGcagtgcttcttctccgagccttcctcgcctctggatcggcagagaaacgcgtgctcttcttcggccttcCCCCCCTCGTTCCCCGCCCACCCCTCCGCCTTCCCCGCCTCGTTCGTAGGGTTGAACTGCGCGGCGCCGTCGGTCAAGGGCGACGGACGTGGACCGCTCTGCCATCGGCCCGCAGGCGGACCTGGGAGTCTCCTGAGTCGCGAGCCGGAGCCGGGAGAACGCGATCGGTTCCGCGAGCAAGGCTCCACGACGGGGCTCCTGCCCCTGCCCTACGCATCTCCCGCGCGCCAGACCTCGCCCGGCGGTGGCGCGCATGCGACGCGTGGCTGTCTGGGCCCAGGGGGCTTTCCAGGTGCGCCGTTCCTCGGGCGTCTTGGGCTCGAGAGCggccgagacgaagaacgcggaAAAGGCGAGGGACGCAGAAGCCCCTCATCGCTCCTCGGCTCTCGTCCTGATCAGGCCGCGCCTTTTCTGCGACTCTTCGAAGAGTCCGATCGCGGGCGccccgaggaagaaggcctgAAGGGGGAGGAGTGGCGCCGCAGGGCCGTGGGATCTCTGGACCGTGGAGACGCGGCCCCGGAGGCGCCTCCGGGCGACACTCAACGTCccgagaagcgagagccAGTCCGAGAAGGGGACGATGgacaaaaaggagacagagacggccgagaagaggaggTGAGGGGCCCTGGGCCGTGGCAGACGACGCCCCGTCCTCTCGAGGCGAGTCTCCAGTGGGAGGGGGCGTCTCCGACGGCGGAGGGCGACAGGGCGGGCCTTGTGGGGCCTCACAAGGAGACAGTGCGGACGCCGTCGCCAAGCGGACCCGTTTCGCCCTTTGCGGGGGTGTCTGCGGACGCCggagcgaagcagacgagcgagcggagacagggccGCCCGACCGTGGAAGatctgcgtctgcgttctcGTATCGCGGACCCGGAAACGGCTCGGACCGAGGAGGGCGGCGCGTCGTGGCGCAGCTCTGAAAGAGGcagcgggaggagacagcagagccTGCAAGGCcctgaagagaaggacgagaagctGGCGGAGACGGGACTCGGACAGACCCTGAATGCGCGCGGAAGTTCGCAAGTCCCCGGAAAGgatcgaggagacagcagcatGTCGGTTTCGGGAGTCGGAGAACCTGAGGAGCGCCAGTCGTCCTCTGGGGAGCACAGGTCTGCGGAGAAGCGCTGCCAGAAGGAGGCgcgtgaggaagaaggcactTTACTGAAGGCTTCTTCGGGTGTGGTGCAGAGTTCGGAGGAGCCGCTGATCGCGGGCAAGCCCAGTTtgcctgtcgccttctccttctcttctcggcaGAAGGAACCTTTCTCAATCATCACCTCCATCGCTGCCATGGCCTCGCCGCTGCCGCCACCGCCCGGCGCGACCTCTACCTTCGTCAACAACGCTCGAGCCTGGGGGATGCTCTCAGGCGTCTCTCCAGGCCCAGACGCAGGAGTTTCTGGGCGCGGACCCTCCTCGGGGACGCCGCgcttcgtcgcttcctcgtcctcggcaGGAGGCGGCAAGCGCGAGGCCGTGGGGAGGAGCTTCGTCGCGGCTCCCGCTTCAGAGACGACCGAAATGGGCGAGTCTGGGGCTTCTCAACGCTCTGGGAAGACCCCAAATCGCTCTGTATCCTCCTCACGTGAAGCTAGTGGAGGACGCAACCGAGGACGAAGTGCGACAGCCACAAGCGCACCCGCCTCTTCGAGTTCCAGTTCTCCTAGttgttcgtcttcctcctctgccgcTTTTCCCTTGCCTTCATCTTCGCCCCCTACCTCAAcaacttcttcttcctctcccacTACCtcagcttcctcttcttctccctcgtcctcgtcctgttcttctccctcttcgtcttcttcctcctcttcgtctccctctccatcttcctcttctacctcttcttcctctacttcatctttttctgtgcctggaggagagacagcagcgactACCTTGGGCtcctttttcgcgtctcctgcgcCGAAAAAGCCGGCAGTGCGCGAGAGTCGCGGAGCGGCGCTGCGGTCGGCTCTGGGCGGGACCGGCCCCAGTGCCTCTGGGGGAACTGGCCCCACAGGGGCCTCAGGCCCTGCGGGGCCCTCTGCGGGAGCGGAGGGcgaaggggaggagacacctgtctcctcgtctgcagAGCGTTGGCGAGTTTTCAGCTACGCGGAGGTCTGCAGCCGCGGCAGCAGCGGTGGCGCGCGCGGCGCTGGGGGACGGggcgccgcgcatgcaggcagcGGATTTTCTCGGAGCTCGCCAGGCCCTGATATCGGGCGCCCGCGGCGCGAGGACGAGGCCGCCGGGAGGGGCGGCACAGCCGGGCCTGGGGCCCAGGAGAAACCGGGGACCGAGGgcggtgtctctcgcgcctcttcgtTGTTGGGCGCGTCGGGCGCGCGTCAGGGGCGCGAGCCGGATAAGACCAGAGACAAGGCCCTCGAGACCCGTGACAAGACTGTGGGGTCCTCGCGTCCGGGCGGTGCTGTGGCGGGTGAGGAGGAGGTGTCGGAGAAGACTCGCGAGAGTCATGCAGAGgcgggggagaaggagaaagccgGTGGAACTTTGCGGGGGTCGCGGCCGCCCTTCACGTCGACTTCGACTGGAGCTCGACTGCCGGCGATCAGCAGCAACAGTGCGTCGCTGATAATGGATTTTCCAGCCTCGAATTCGAGTGGGAACAGTTTGTTTTCTCGTATTTCTCAGGCGTCTGCGGCTCCAGGCGCCGGCCGAGAAGTCGCCCCCGGGACCGGAGGCGCGGGGAAAAGTTCgaaggaggacgagaagggcGCAAAGGCAGGCTCGGGGGCCTCCGCGGCTTCGGTTGCGAACGGCGAGGCGCCAAACGCATCGAGCAGCGACtgcagcgacgaggaagaagaggcgatcACCCTTCTCCCCAAGGAGCTCGTGAGTCCGAAAAAGGAGCCCGACGTTCTCTGGGAAGGCGACGGCCTCACCGTCATCGACAAGCCTCCGGGGTGGCACTGCAGCGATGTGCGCTACGACCCGCAGACCGAATCTCGACAACTCTGCTGCATCGTCAGCTCCTCGCGGCCCGAGCCTCTCGGCTTGTACTGCAGTCTCCGATTCAACTACCCCACAGGAAAGCTGAAGGAATGCAACTTCGGTCTGGGCCACAGACTCGACGTTGACACATCAGGGCCCATCATCATTGCACAA ACTTTGGAGGCTTGGCAGTGGATCCGCGACCAGATGCACAAGCGGAACATCAGCAAGGAGTACATTTGTTTGTGTCATGGCACGTTGGCGGAGGGGTTCCACGTGATCGACTCCCCAATCATCACCTCGACAGACGGCCGACGCCTCCAGTCGTACATCCACCACGCAGGGCAGCCTTCGCTGACCGTAGTCAAGCCTCTGGCGCACCTCGAGCATCGCGAGCTGCGGTACCCAGGGTCGACGACGCCCCTGCAATTCACCTTGAACTGGGTAAAGATCCACACCGGGCGGACCCACCAGATTCGCGTGCATCTGCAGAGCCTGCTGGACTCTCGCGGCCGTCCCCACTGTCTGGTCAGCGACGACAAGTACGGAAATGGCCAGCAAGTTGAAGACTTCCAGTGGTGTCGgcgcctctttctccaccAGCACAGACTCTCCTTTCGGGACTTGAATGACACGCCCCAGTGCTTCGTCAGTCCTCTCCGCGCCGACCTTCTCAGCGCCCTCCGCCACCTCCGCGTCGTCCGATCCATGCACGACGCCTGGCACCCCCTCAGAGATCACCTGCTTCTCGGGCCTGGACAGGCCCCAGGCAGCTCCTGCCGGACCTCATCGCGAACCGGAGACAACGCAGCGAATCGAGAAGGCCCGCGACAAACGGCGGGCAGGGATGCCGGAAACAAAGATGTCCGAAACAAGGACTCAGGACCTGGAGCCTCAGGAACTGGAGCCccaggaggaggcgacggtTCGGGCGCCGGGGCTTCGGGGACTGGAGCCTCTGGTGAGGGGAAGTCTggagagaagctggagatCCACGTGGTTCTTACAGACGCAGAGCAGCGGGCGTACGACGCAGCGTGTCGAGCCATGCAGCAGCACAACCAAGAGTACAGGCGAAACGCGGCTTcgcgctgctgcttctcctcgggATCGGGCGCTTTGGGCGCGCCCTACGGCGCGTCACTGGTCGGCGGGGCCCTGCCGGTGTCTCCGCTCGCCGGCGGGCCTGGGGGGCTCCTGTTGGGCTCCAACAAGGCAGTCGCGGCTTCTGCGCTCTGCGGCCCGCCGTTGATCAAAGTCGGTGCGGGTCTGAAGAACGTAGGAAACTCGGCACCCCTCGTCCCGCTCCTGCCCCCCATCTCCACGGCGATGCTCGGCGCTGCGGGTGCGGCCTACCATGCGCATCACCCGCTGATGCTGAACCACAAGGGCGTCTTGGGGACTCCAGGGGGCCCGCAGGCGGTCGCCCTCCGGCAGCAGACCCGCGGGGGACCTGGCCTGGCGGCGCTGAATGTTCCGCTAGCGAGTTCAGGCTCGAGCGGGGGTCTCATGACCTCCGGCGCCGCAGGCGAGGAGGGCCGCGACGCCGCGGGAATCTACAGCCGGAGCAACAGTGGGACCCTCGCGCTGTCGGGCGCCTTGGGCTCCGGGTCTCCGGGCGGCGCGGGCTCGCACACCTCGACGCGCGGTTTCGGAGACCCTTCGGGCGGCGACTGCACGCCGGCTTCCGGACGAGAGAGCGCCGCTGCCGCGGGGGCCAGGACGGAGAGGGACGGAGCAGCGCCAGACGGCTCGGGGCTCGACTGGAAAGGCAAGGCCTCGCAGGGGGCCCTGTCGACTTCGAGCAGCAGCGGGGTTGCATCGTCGGGCGAAGCAACGCCTGGAGCCCGATCCGCGTCGTCGCAAAGCAGCCTCTCGAGCTGTTCTAGCGCACAAAACACCTCCCGCTCTTTGCTGGGGACTGGAGGCGCCAGTCGCTTCTTCGGGTCCGCGGCAAATACGCCGCCCTCCGCACGgtccctcgccttcgcggGTCGCGTCCTCCCGGGCGCGGGCCCCGGACTGGGCTCTACGACCGCGGTCGGAACGAACCGCGCCCTGCCGGCGGCTCTGGACGCCATGGTGCTGGGCGGGCCAAGGTCGATGGCGAGCGCCCAGGCAGGTGCCTCGAGTGCGGGAAACCCCAAGAGTTCCGCCGGGAGCAAAGACGGTTTTTTCAGAAGCttgcgaggagacagttcacgcgaaggcgaggcgggCCACAGGTTGAGCTCCGCGGGGGCGGGAATGAATCGCTCCGGGCCCAGTCCTTCGGACCACCAGctgttctcctccctcgGTCGCACTTCGAGTTCTGGCGCCCGCGGCGACAAGGGCACCTCAGGAGAAACGCCCGAGAAGGGCGACGGAGCCGAAGGGCGCGGAGACGACCAGGGCCCCACAGTTGGGGACACTTCGCCCCCAGGGACTGACAAGGCGGGAGCGAGACCCGCCGCAACCGgcccgaggagacagctttACAAAGAGGTTCTTGTGCGAAGCAACAAGGGAGACGAGTCGGGGGCTCCAACGAGTTGA
- a CDS encoding hypothetical protein (encoded by transcript TGME49_316690~Signal peptide predicted by SignalP 2.0 HMM (probability 0.998) with cleavage site probability 0.730 at residue 26~Predicted trans-membrane domain (TMHMM2.0):6-29:120-143) produces the protein MMRALALNHLFVVLGVASTFITLAAAQATEPWVCGGKTQFLGECARCVSSDQCKDNSSCCPRLKVCTGQKACPGPWGNCNPLLLTRTATEMKQELWDSSNCSGASGIPLRNWVDCSATIPAVALSLWNAATIAFVFIAFLGWLS, from the coding sequence ATGATGAGGGCACTTGCCCTGAATCACTTGTTCGTTGTGCTTGGCGTCGCCAGTACGTTCATCACCTTGGCTGCAGCACAGGCGACAGAGCCTTGGGTGTGCGGCGGAAAGACACAGTTCCTCGGCGAGTGTGCTCGATGCGTGTCGAGCGACCAGTGCAAAGATAACTCGAGTTGCTGTCCTCGCCTGAAAGTCTGCACAGGGCAAAAGGCCTGCCCTGGCCCCTGGGGAAACTGCAATCCTCTCCTGCTCACGCGAACCGCTACGGAAATGAAACAGGAACTCTGGGACTCCAGCAACTGTAGCGGGGCTTCGGGCATTCCCCTTCGCAACTGGGTAGACTGCTCTGCAACGATCCCTGCCGtcgcgctttctctctggaacGCAGCCACCATCGCATTTGTCTTCATTGCCTTCCTAGGCTGGCTCTCATAA